The Cyanobacterium stanieri LEGE 03274 genome segment ATGAATTGGAAAGAAAAAACAGGAAATCAAAGGGATTGGCATTGGCGAGGGTGGAAAATTCGCTATAGTTACACTAACTCTGAAGATAAAAATAACTATCCTCCCATTATTTTGTTACATGGTTTTGGTGCTTCCATTGGGCATTGGCGACATAATATCCCCATTTTAAAACAACATTATAGAGTTTATGCCCTTGATTTACTTGGTTTTGGAGCGTCTCGCAAAGCCTATACTAACTATGATGTGACTTTATGGGCACAGTTGGTGTATGATTTTTGGCGCACTTTTATCAATGTACCTGTAATTATAATTGGTAATTCCATTGGTTCATTAATTGGCCTTTATGCTACGGTGCAATATCCTACCATGGTAGATAAGTTGGTGATGTTGAGTTTACCTGATTTATCCGCAAGACAAAAGATGTTACCAAAATTGCTTTTACCTGTGGTTAAAACCTTAGAAAGTATTGTAGCTTCTCCCTTACTAATTCGGCTTATATTTTTAATTGCCCGTCGCCCGATGGTAATTCGTAAATGGTTAGGGGTTGCCTATGTGGATAAAACTTGGCTGGATGATGAGTTGGTGAATATTATTGCCACCCCTCCCCAAGATAAGGGTGCGGCACGTACTTTAATTGCCTTAAGTAAGTCGGTTAACCAGTCTGATTTTTCTTTGTCGGCTAGGGATTTGTTAGGGCAGGTTACTATTCCTATGTTACTGCTTTGGGGTAAGGGCGATCGCTTCATACCTCCTACCATTGCCCCTCAACTTGCTAGGGTTAATCCTTTGATTACTCTACATTTATTGGATGGATTGGGCCATTGTCTCCATGATGAAAAACCTGATTTATTCCACCAAATTTTATTTGATTGGTTGAGGGTAATAGATAATGAATGATTGATTAAAAATTGTTTTGAGCCTAATTTAATAGGAATATAGTATCTTCACAGCTTCACCATGGAATGGATTAGACGGCTAATCATAATTCCTTCAACAAATTAAACTAAGATAACTTAAGTTCAAGATAAAATTTTACCCATGGTTTAGTTTTTTCTTAATGGCGTTAACAATGGTTTCGAGAACATAAACTCTGGCATAATATTTATCGTCTCCTGGTACTATTTTCCATGGGGCAAGGGGGGTGCTAGTACGGGCGATCGCCTGATTCACTGCCACATCATATAAATTCCATTGCTCACGGTTGCGCCAATCCTCATCAGTTAATTTATAATTTTTGAAAGGATCATTTTTCCTGGCTTCAAAACGGTTTAATTGCTCTTCTTGGCTAATGTGAATCCAAAATTTAAT includes the following:
- a CDS encoding alpha/beta fold hydrolase — its product is MNWKEKTGNQRDWHWRGWKIRYSYTNSEDKNNYPPIILLHGFGASIGHWRHNIPILKQHYRVYALDLLGFGASRKAYTNYDVTLWAQLVYDFWRTFINVPVIIIGNSIGSLIGLYATVQYPTMVDKLVMLSLPDLSARQKMLPKLLLPVVKTLESIVASPLLIRLIFLIARRPMVIRKWLGVAYVDKTWLDDELVNIIATPPQDKGAARTLIALSKSVNQSDFSLSARDLLGQVTIPMLLLWGKGDRFIPPTIAPQLARVNPLITLHLLDGLGHCLHDEKPDLFHQILFDWLRVIDNE